The Polyangium aurulentum genomic interval GTGAAGGTCAGCGCGACCGCGCCCTCGAGCATCATGGCGATCCCGGCGGGCGCGGTCTCCTCGACGGCTGCGCCCGCGAAGAAGAAGCGCGCGAGCGGGCCGGCGCCGGATCCGGAGAAGCTGCGCGACTACCGCAAGCACCTCGCCGAGGGGCGCAGGCTGGCGGGGGCGTCGAAATGGGCGGACGCTGTCAAGGAAATCGAGCAGGCCCTCGCCGCGATTCCTGGCGACGCGCCCGCGCTGGTCGAGCTCGGGTGGGCGGCCTTCAACGCCGGTGACACGGCGCGCGCGCGCAAGGCGAACGAGGAAGCGCTCCGGGGCACGACCAGCCCGAAGATCAAGGCCATGGCGCTCTACAACCTCGGCCGCGTGGCCGAGGCGCAGAAGGACCCGACCCGCGCGCGCGAGCACTACACCCGCTCGCTCGAGCTGCGGCCGAGCGAGGCGGTCGAGAAGCGCCTCGCCGAGCTCGAAAAGAGGGAGCGCTCGCCGAAGCCCGTGGCCGGCGCCTCCGCGGCTCCCCTGCCCTGCCAGGCGCCCCTGTCGCGGGTCGACGACGTGTGCAATTGCCTCGGCCGCCCCGATCCCGAGGACACCGGCCCGCGCTCCTGCGAGGCGCTGAAAGAGGTGAAGATGCCGCGGGACGACCTGCGCATTCTCCTCGTCGAGGCGCCGCCGTTCCGCAGCTTCTACTGGCTCGTCGCGCGCAATGAAAAGGGCTGGGCCCCCGTCGCCTCGCTCGGCCAAACCTACAACCCGGGCGCCTTTGGAATCTTCGAGGAGCTCGACGTGGTGTCGGTCAGCGAAAAGACGGCCGGCTCTTCCAAGGTGCTCTGGGTCGAGACGAAAAAGGACCGGCACGACACCGACATGGGCATCGACGAATACGAGGAGGAGAGCTTCCGCGTCGTCACCCTCTGCGCCTTGCCCGAGGGCGACCGCAAATCGACCTCGTGCCCGCTGCAGGTGCCCGTCGAGATTCGCCAGAAGCGCGAGCGGCTCGGCAACCCCGATTTCATCCCCGACGAGGTGACGCGCCCGCTCATGACCAAGGGCCTTCCCCTCAGCACGGCCACCGACCTCGCGATCGAGCTGCTCCCCGACGGCCGCGTCGAGGTCAAGGTCAAGAGCGGCACGCCCTCCGCCGATCTGAAGCCCCTGCTCGGGATCCACGCCCTGCGCTGAGCTCGCTCCGCGCGCTCAGTGCTTGTGCTCGCTGAAGGCGGCGATGTAGCCGGCCGGGTCCTGCAGAAAGACCTCCTTCGCGCCGTACCAGGTCTCGCGCGGACCGGCGAGCAGCGTGTAGCCCTCCAGGCTCTCGAGCACCGCCGCGAGCGACTCGACGTGCATGTACTGGAAGACGCACGGGCCCTGGATGTGGGGCGCCATGGCGGGCACGTCCTCGAGCATGCTCTCGCGGGTCTGGAACCCGACCGTGTGGCCGTTGTTCTCGAGGATCGCAAACCCCATGGGCCCCGTCTCCGGCACGCGCATGACCAGCGCATATCCGAGCCGCTTCTCCCACAGCGCGAGGACGGGCTCGATGGCGTCCACGACTTCGATGGGCATCGCCTTGGTGACTTTCATGGCCGCCGTTCTAGTGCTCCCGGGGGCGGGGCGTCTTGGAAATTTGGAACATCGGGCCCGCGCCAGAAGGCTTGCGGGGTGGAGCCCGTGAGGTCCTTGAAGTCCGAGACGAGATGCGCCTGGTCGCAGTAGCCGTGCTCCGCGGCCAGGGCGGCCCAGTCGGGGCGGCGGGAGGGGTCGAGGCAGGACAGGAGGCTCCGTAGCCGCACCACACGGGCCAGGAGCTTGGGGCTCACGCCCACGTGCCTCCGGAAGAGGCGCCCGAGGTGCTGGCGCGTGTACCCCGTCACCCGTTCCAGCTCCGCCACGCCGACCCCCCCGCGGCTGCCGTGGAGCCTGGAGAAGGCGGCGCGAACGCAAGGATCGGGGGGCCCTGCCTCGTCGAGCACCGACAGGAGCGCCTCTTCGACCCTTTCGATTCGTCCCTCGCGGGCGCCGTCGACCGCGGAGGAGAGCCTGCGGGCGAGGGTGCGGCTCACCTGATCGAGATCGGAGGAGGCGTCGGTGAGCTCGTCGGCGTGCAAGCGGAGAAAAGGCGTCCCTCCGCCCGGGTGAAAACGGATGCCTATGAGGTCGACCCCATCCCCGAGGGCATGGTGCTCGGGTCGCGTCATCGCGCCCACGACCCTGGCGTGAGGTGTGGCGGAGAGGTCGAAAAGAATGTCCATGCAGCCGTCCGGAAGAACGGCAAAGGGCGCGAGATCAGCGCCAGGGGAAACCTCCGTCCGGAGCGTCCAATAGCATTCGACGTGGGCGGCGAGCGCGGTTGCAGGGCGATGCTCGCGGTAAGCGGGTGCAGCGAGTTGGCGCGCCTCACGGCCCATGGTTTGCACAGGACCCTATCACGCCCCCGCAAGCCGGGAAAGCCGTACGGTACGGAACCGAGTGTCCGGACAACGCCTGGTTTGTCGCCCGGATCGCTCGAAGAAAAACGTTTTTCTTGGTCCGAGGCCCTCAAGTCCCTCGGGGGTCGGTCCGTAGATACCTGTGCGAGGGGGAAGCGAAGGTCGCCGGGGGGCGGCCGGGGAAGCGGTCACTGGACGGTGAAGCCACCGTCGATGGGGAACGCCTGTCCCGTGATCCATCGAGCCTTGTCGCCGAGCAGGAAAGCGACGAGCGGCGCGACGTCCTCCGGTGTGCCGACCCGCCCGAGGGGGTGCAGGCTGTTGGCGTACGCGACGATGTTGGGATCCGCGAACAAGGCGTCCATCATCGGCGTGTTCACGGTGCCGGGGCAAACCGCGTTGACGCGGACCGCCTTGGAGGCGAAGTCGAGCGCCGCGCCGCGCGTGAGCCCGACGATGGCCGCCTTGGTGCCCGAATAAGCCGCCTGCCCCGCGTGGCTGACGAGGGCGGCGACGGACGAGCAATTCACGATGGCGCCGCCGCCGGAGCGGAGCATCGCGGGAATCTCGTACTTCATGCACAGGAAGGTGCCCTTGACGTTGACGCCCACCATGCGGTCGAAATCCTCCTCGGAGAGATCGACGACGCTGGGGCCGAAGACGAGGACGCCGGCGTTGTTGAACGCGCAATCGAGGCGCCCGAAGGTATGGACCGTGCGGTCGACGAGGGCCCGGACGTCCGTCGCGACCGTGACATCACAGCGCGCGAAGAAGGCCTCCGCGCCGATCTCGCGGATCTGCTGCACGGTCTGCAAGCCCTCCTCCTCACGCCGGGCCGCGACCGCGACCCTCGCCCCCTGCCGCGCGAGCTCCAGCGCGACCTCGCGCCCGATACCGGAATTGCCCCCCGTCACAATGGCGACCTTGCCTTCGAGAGAGTTCATGAGGAGACGATATCCGTCGCCGCATCGAGGGGACAAGGTTGACAAAACGAGGGCTCGACAGGCGCGTGTGTTGACGCCCACTGCAGGTGGTAACTAGCAGCAGGTGCAGGCTGGCACCTGCAGGGGGAGATTACAGATCGCGTCTGACCCTGCCCCGGGGAGGTCTCGGAGGCGAGCTCTCACAGCGGCACCTGGCGCGCGCCGGGCTCCCCGGCGTGCATCCACGGTGTCCGCGCCTCTCCCTGACCTCCCGCGGGCGCTGCCACGTGTGTCCTCGTGGCGGTGAGGACGCGGCAGGCGCCAACCACAAAGGTCTGCCCTCCAGCCCGGTCTGTCCTGGCCTCGCCTGCGGTGTGCGAGCCCGATCCCGCTCTGCCGGGCCCGCTCCCGCACGTGTCCGTGCCGGTCCCCGGCCTCCGCGGGCCGATGACGGGTGTGCGAGCGGTCAAAACCGCGTGTTTTGTCCGGTGAAAGTGGGGAAAAGCGAACGAAAAAGCCCCGGAGCCGAGGGGAACGGCTCCGGGGCCAGGGCTTGGAGGGGCGGGGGGCGAGCTTACGGGGTGGAGGTGGGCTCGGAGGGAGCGGCGGCCTTCTTGGGGGTGGCGCGGGGGCGGTCCGGGATGACGGTGTGGACCTCGGCCTCGGTGAAGCCGTAGCCGCGATAGATGCGCTTGAGGCCCGAGAGGACCGTCTGCGCGGTGCGAGCGACCGAGTCACGCATGCGGCCGAGGGTCGCGAGCTTGGCGCGAGGGACGCTGGCCGCGTCGACCCGCACGCGCAGCTCGTTCGCCGCGGCCTCGATCGCGTCCGCGGATGCCAGGGCGACGTCGGCCGGGAGCGTGGGGTGCATGCCCTTGCGCAGAAGCTCGACGAGCACGGTCATGCGCGCGGGCTGCGCCGTGACGTCGCCGTCGGCGTAGTGAGCGAAGCCGCCCGGGAAAAGGATGCCGTAATAGGGGTCGCTCGCGGGGCGCCCGACGGCGTTCCAGATGTCGTCCGAGACCTTGCCGAGGAGCCGGTCGGCCTTGAGGTTCTCGGCCTCGAGCGCGGCGAAGATCGGGATGGCCTGTGCCTCGGCCTGTGCCAGCTCGGTCTCGGTCTGTTCGATCGCGGCCATCACGGACGCGAGCCGCTCCTCGGCCACCGCCTTCCAGATACCGCCACGCGCGACGGCGTTGACGTGGGTGGTGCGAACGTCGTCGAAGATGTCGTCGACGGCTCCCTTCTTGCGGATGATCTTTCCCATGATGATTCCTCCCTTGGTTGGGGGGCGTCGTGCGCCTCGGGAGGAGTTCACTGGCAAAGGGTGGGCCAGGGCGCGGCGGTGAGGTGACAAACTGCGTGCACTTGGCGGTCCGGCGCCGGCTCGCCTACGATGCGGGGCGATGCAACTGCACTGGTTCGAGGTCCAGGGCTACAAGAACCTCCGCGCCCTGTTGCGCCTGGATGACCTCGACCGGGTCAACGTGCTGCACGGCGACAACAACGTCGGCAAGTCGAACCTGCTGGAGGCGCTCGGTCTCTTCTTCGTGCTGCTCCGCGCGCTCGCGGAAGACGCGCGCGGGGGGCCTGGGCGGGCGGAGCGTTATGCGCGAAGCGCCGCTGCGGATGCGAGCGGAGCGACCGTACGGTCGCTCGGGTACTTCGTCGACCGGGGCTTTCCGCCGGGGGAGATGTTCAATCTGCGAGCCCCCGGGATGCCCATCGCGCTCGGTGCGAGCCTGCGCCTCGGGCCGGGCGAGGTCGAGGGGGGCGACCCGCCCTGGTTCCGTGAGCCGATGGAGGTGCGCCTGCGGCTGGAGCGTCGGGGTGGCGACGAGATCGCCATCCGGCTGGAGCGGCTCGTGCAATCTGGGGGCGAGGATCTCGCGGCGGAGGGGGTTGAAAAGGAGGTTTTACATCGCGCGCTGGAGCGGCTGGCCCCGCGCTCCCGCGGCGAGATGGCAGCCTCGCGATTCGCATTGATCCGCGCGGACCGGACGATCTTGACCGACATGACGGACGAGGATCTCTCCCCGCTCGCGACCCGCGAGCCCATGTCGCGCGATCTGGGGCTTTTGCTCCACGACGCCGAGCTGTCGACCGATCCCGCGCAGAGGGCGCGTTTTCAGCGGTTCATCGAGTGCCTCGGCCACTTCCGGAGCATCCTCGGCGAAGGTCGCTGGCGGATGCATTTCGATCGAAAGCAGGACCGCGCGGAGCTGTACTTCGAGACCGACGGCCCTGGGGGATTGACGACCATCGTCCCGCTGCGGCTGATGGGTTCCGGTATCCAGCAGGTGGCAAACCTCTGTGCGCGGCTCATGATGACGGGCGCGGACATCGTGGCCATCGAGGAGCCGGAGCTGAACCTGCGCTATTCGGCGCAGGAGCGGCTGCGCGGGATCCTGGACACGATCACGGGCGGGCAAGGCGGCCCGCAGAATCTGTTCCTGACGAGCCACTCCCCCGAGTTCGAGCTTGCGCCGACGTTTTACGCGCTCTTGCCTGCGGCGGAGGGGCCCCGCGTGGAGCGGAGATCGCGCGCGGACGCGCGCCTGTTCACGCGTCCCGAGAAGGAAGTGCCGCCCGAGGGAGCCCGTGCGCCGCTGTCGTACGTGACGACGGACGGGATCGTGAAGGTGCCGGACAAGGTGCGCCGCGCGCTCGGGGTGGAAAATGGCGGGAGCGTGGTGTTCGTCCAGGCGAAGGACGAGCACTACCGTATCCTGACGGAGGCGCAGTTCTGGGACCTCTTCGAGCCCGAGGAGCCTGCGCCGTGACGGGCGTGGACATCACCGCGCAGCTTCGGAGCGGGGGCGTCAAGCTGGCGTTCGACACGAACGCGCTCTCGGGCAAGAAAAGGCTGGGTGCGCTGTGCACGCGCGTGAAGCACTGGAACGAGCAGCTCAGCGCGCGCACGCTGCCCGAGGTGAAGCTCCTCGTGTGCACGGTGGCGCATTTCGAGGAGCTGTTTCA includes:
- a CDS encoding tetratricopeptide repeat protein; this translates as MFEASRVFPVAACLALLGCSGPEGASERPIADVKVSATAPSSIMAIPAGAVSSTAAPAKKKRASGPAPDPEKLRDYRKHLAEGRRLAGASKWADAVKEIEQALAAIPGDAPALVELGWAAFNAGDTARARKANEEALRGTTSPKIKAMALYNLGRVAEAQKDPTRAREHYTRSLELRPSEAVEKRLAELEKRERSPKPVAGASAAPLPCQAPLSRVDDVCNCLGRPDPEDTGPRSCEALKEVKMPRDDLRILLVEAPPFRSFYWLVARNEKGWAPVASLGQTYNPGAFGIFEELDVVSVSEKTAGSSKVLWVETKKDRHDTDMGIDEYEEESFRVVTLCALPEGDRKSTSCPLQVPVEIRQKRERLGNPDFIPDEVTRPLMTKGLPLSTATDLAIELLPDGRVEVKVKSGTPSADLKPLLGIHALR
- a CDS encoding DUF6597 domain-containing transcriptional factor, whose amino-acid sequence is MGREARQLAAPAYREHRPATALAAHVECYWTLRTEVSPGADLAPFAVLPDGCMDILFDLSATPHARVVGAMTRPEHHALGDGVDLIGIRFHPGGGTPFLRLHADELTDASSDLDQVSRTLARRLSSAVDGAREGRIERVEEALLSVLDEAGPPDPCVRAAFSRLHGSRGGVGVAELERVTGYTRQHLGRLFRRHVGVSPKLLARVVRLRSLLSCLDPSRRPDWAALAAEHGYCDQAHLVSDFKDLTGSTPQAFWRGPDVPNFQDAPPPGALERRP
- a CDS encoding ATP-binding protein; the encoded protein is MQLHWFEVQGYKNLRALLRLDDLDRVNVLHGDNNVGKSNLLEALGLFFVLLRALAEDARGGPGRAERYARSAAADASGATVRSLGYFVDRGFPPGEMFNLRAPGMPIALGASLRLGPGEVEGGDPPWFREPMEVRLRLERRGGDEIAIRLERLVQSGGEDLAAEGVEKEVLHRALERLAPRSRGEMAASRFALIRADRTILTDMTDEDLSPLATREPMSRDLGLLLHDAELSTDPAQRARFQRFIECLGHFRSILGEGRWRMHFDRKQDRAELYFETDGPGGLTTIVPLRLMGSGIQQVANLCARLMMTGADIVAIEEPELNLRYSAQERLRGILDTITGGQGGPQNLFLTSHSPEFELAPTFYALLPAAEGPRVERRSRADARLFTRPEKEVPPEGARAPLSYVTTDGIVKVPDKVRRALGVENGGSVVFVQAKDEHYRILTEAQFWDLFEPEEPAP
- a CDS encoding SDR family NAD(P)-dependent oxidoreductase; protein product: MNSLEGKVAIVTGGNSGIGREVALELARQGARVAVAARREEEGLQTVQQIREIGAEAFFARCDVTVATDVRALVDRTVHTFGRLDCAFNNAGVLVFGPSVVDLSEEDFDRMVGVNVKGTFLCMKYEIPAMLRSGGGAIVNCSSVAALVSHAGQAAYSGTKAAIVGLTRGAALDFASKAVRVNAVCPGTVNTPMMDALFADPNIVAYANSLHPLGRVGTPEDVAPLVAFLLGDKARWITGQAFPIDGGFTVQ